The genomic segment GGGAATGGTCTTTAATTCTTTAATTACCCCTTCATGGTTCTCTATGCCGCCGGTGTAGTTGAGTACGACAACATGGGCATTTACTCCGAGTATCTTTTTTCTCAGGTCTTCATGAAAGCCGCTCATTACGGACAGGACAACAAGGAGGGCCATAACTCCCACTGCAACCCCGCCTGTGGTTATAACCGTGTTGAATGATATGCCTTTGTGTTTCTTTTTTGATTTAAGATACCTGAGTGCTATGAATATCGGATAAGATAGTTTCATATGCTCCTTATTTTGTTTATTTCTCAGGCTTCATCTGAGGGAACAGGATAACGTCGCGTATGGAGTGCGAGTTGGTCATAAGCATAACAAGTCTGTCAATTCCGATGCCCTCACCTGCAGCCGGAGGCATACCATACTCGAGTGCCCTGATGAAGTCGTCGTCCATCCAGTGGGCCTCTTCGTCCCCCTTTTCCTTTGCCTCCACCTGGCGGAGGAATCTGTCGCGCTGGTCCATGGGGTCATTCAGCTCTGTAAAGGCATTGGCGATCTCTCTTGAGGCTATGAAGAGCTCAAACCTTTCCACGAGTTCCGGCGAATCCTTTTTTCTCCTGGCAAGCGGGGAGAGTTCAAGGGGATAGTCGGTAATAAACGTTGGCTGGATCAGGTGCGGCTCTACCTTCTCCTTGAATATCTCGTCAAGGAGCTTTCCAAGTGTATGGACATCCTTAACATCTATTCCTTCAGCCTTTGCCCAGTCCCTGGCCTTTTCATAATCAGTGAGTGCTTCCTCAGGCACACCATGTTTCATCATGGCCTCGTACATGGGGAGCCTCGGCCACGGAGGGGTAAAGTCGAGTGTTAACTCACCGTAGGGGATCCTGAGGGTGCCGTGTATTTCCATCAACAGTTCGGTGAAGAGTTTTTCCGTGAAATCCATCAGGAAGTTGTAGTCTTTATATGCGATATAGAACTCAAGCATGCTGAATTCAGGGTTGTGTTTTGTGGACATGCCCTCATTGCGGAAGTTTTTATTCAACTCGTACACCCGCTCATACCCCCCGACAAGGAGTCTTTTGAGGTAGAGCTCAGGTGCAATTCTCAAGTAGAGGTCTATGCCAAGGGCATTGTGGTGTGTTCTGAATGGTTTTGCAACTGCACCCCCGGGTATCTGGTGCATCATGGGGGTCTCCACCTCGATAAAACCCTCTTTTTCAAGAAAGTCCCGGATAAACTTGATGATGGCGCTTCTTCGTGCGAATGTCTCCCTTACCTGTGGATTTACAATAAGGTCAACGTATCTTTGACGGTATCTCAACTCTATATCCTTCAGACCATGCCATTTTTCGGGCAGGGGTCTGAGGGATTTTGTCAGCAGGGTAAAGCCATCAACCAGGATGGTGAGCTCGTTTGTCTTTGTCCTGAAGAGCCTGCCACTTATTCCTATGATGTCACCGATATCGAGTTTTTTTACGATCTTGTATCTCTCTCCAAGGATGTCTTTACGGAAATAGAGCTGTATGCGCCCTGTCTCATCCTGTATGTGGGAGAAGGCTGCCTTGCCAAAGTTCCTCCAGGCAATAATCCTTCCAGCCACTGAGGTCTCCACGGGGGTTTTTTCGAGGTCTTCCTTTGGGGTCTCTCCATGCTGGTTCTGGAGTTCTCCGGCCTGATGGGTGACATCGTAGGGCTGCCCATATGGATCTATCCCCATCTCTTTGAGTTCATTCAGTTTCCTTATGCGCTGCTCTATCAGTTCATTTACCTCTTCCAATCCATCCTCCGTCAATCCTGAATCTTGTATTTGAATTCTGTGGCTATGTCCGCAACTGTCCACTGCCAAGGACTATAAACTTGGTGCACGTGAGCTCTTCAAGTCCCATGGGGCCGCGTGCATGGATCTTGTCAGTGGAGATACCGATCTCTGCTCCAAGACCGAACTGGCCACCGTCGTTCAGCCTTGTGGAGGCATTTATCATTACTGCCGAGGAGTCCACTTCGCGAAGGAATCGCATGGCCCTGTGGTAGTTTTCCGTCACAATTGTATCCGTATGGGCAGAGCTGTATTTTGCTATGTGCTCCATCGCCTCATCCATATCCTTTACGACCCTGACATTCACGATTAATTCAAGGTATTCCCTGTGAAAGTCCTCCTCTGTTGCCTCCTCTATTCCCGGGAATATCCGGGCAGTCCTTGCGCAACCCTTTATCTTTACGCCTGCATCCCTGAACCTGGTGAGGATTGCGGGGAGGAACTCTCCTGCAGCTGCCTCATCCACAAGCATGGTCTCCATGGCATTGCAGGTGCCGGGCCTCTGTACCTTTGAATTAAAGCATATATCCTCAGCCATCCTGAGGTCAGCATCCCTGTCGACAAAGACGTGGCAGATCCCCTTGTAGTGTTTCAGGACAGGGATCCTGGAGTTCTCCGTAACAGTGCGGATGAGACCTTCGCCTCCCCTGGGGATGATGAGGTCAACGATACCCTCTAATTTGAGCATCTCCATTACGGCTTCTCTGTCAGGTGTGTCAATAAAGGTGATTGCACCTTCATGTATGCCCTCTGAGGAGGCAACCTCCCTGAGAATATTAACAATTGCCAGGTTTGCATTGATTGCCTCTGAGCCGCCCCTGAGCAGCACGGCATTTCCGGCTTTCAGGCAGAGGCCTGTGGCATCTGCTGTGACGTTGGGTCTTGATTCATAGATTATGCCGATAACGCCGATGGGGACCCTCATCTTTCCGACCGTCATCCCGTTTGGTCTCTGCCACATTTTTGTGACCTCGCCGACAGGGTCAGGCAGGGCAGCCACATCCCTGAGTCCCTCTGCCATTTCAGTGATCCTCTTATCTGTCAGGGTCAGCCTGTCGATCAGTGCTGAACTCAACCCCTTATCCCTTGCAAAATCTATGTCCTTGCTGTTTTCTTTTTTGAGAATGTCACTGTTTTTGACAATGGCCTCAGCCATCTTCAGCAGCGCACTGTTTTTCTGTGCTGCAGTGGCCTTGAGCAGTGCCCTTGCACCTTCTCTTGCCTCAAGGGCCTTTTGAAGAACGAAATCGTGTATATCCATTTTTTTCTGTACCTCCGTCTCTCTCCTGTTTTGAAGGTTTTTAAAGCATGTAGTCCTTATATAGAGATTAATTATACCAGAACTTACTCGAAAACATTAACCGGGTCTTTTCTTCCAGTATTGCCGGGAGAAAACATCTCAACTTTCAGAAAGGGAGACGGATACAGAGTTTGAACGGATTTAATTATCACTTTTGTCTCACCCGGATGGTGTGACGTGATAATTCCCTCGGAGACAGACAGGATGTCTGTCGAGAATGAGTGAAAACTCTGTATCCGTTTCCCTTTCCCTCTCTCTATCGCTATGTTTGGATTTCTCTGGATTTCTTATTCTGCATTGAGGTAAAGCCTCCAATAAGGTTAAAATTAACCATGCCTGAGATAAGGGTACTTCCGGAGGAATTACAGAACCGTATAGCAGCAGGGGAGGTTATTGAGAGACCCGCCTCAGTGGTAAAGGAGTTGATCGAGAACTCCATTGATGCAGGAGCCACGGAGGTCGTGGTTGACATACTCAATGGCGGCAGGCGTCTTATCCGTATCTCCGACAACGGCAGGGGTATGGAGCGGGAGGATGCCCTAATCTGTTTTTATCCCCATGCCACAAGCAAGATAAGCACAGAGGAAGACCTGTTTGATATCAGGACCCTCGGTTTCCGGGGTGAGGCCCTCTCATCCATTGCCTCTGTCTCAAGGCTGAAGATATTGACCGCCCCTTCGGGCTCAACCCTCGGGGTCTCTCAGGAGATTCACGGAGGGGAACTGAAAGAGGTCAAAGATGTTGCCCACAGCGGTACAACCATTGAGGTCAATGACCTCTTTTTTAACACGCCGGCAAGGAAGAAGTTCCTCAAGAGCCAGAGAACAGAGGTATACCATATCGTGGAGACAGTTACCGTGGCGGGACTGTCACACCCTGATGTGGCATTCTTCCTTACGATAGACAGGGCGGAGACCCTCATGCTTCCTGTGGCCAGCGGTATAAGAGAGAGGGTGCTCCAGATATATGGTGAGGAGTTTTTGAGGGGGCTCAGGGAGGTAAAGGAAAGTAACTCCAGAGCCCTGATATCAGTGGAGGGAAACTTCCGTTCATCAAGGGCCAACCAGTATATCTTTGTGAACCACAGACCAATCAGGGATGCCGCTTTAAGGCATGCCGTCTACAGTGCCTATGATACGTTTCTTCCCAGGGACAGGCACCCAATCTTCTTTCTCTACCTTGACATAGTGCCCTCTGAGGTGGATTTTAATGTCCATCCTGCAAAGAGGGAGGTCCGTTTCAGTGACAGGGAGGCAGTGTACAGGACGGTTTACAATGTTGTCAGGGAAGCTTTGACAGGTTCCGGTGAGGAGGATGCAGATTACGGGGTTGAGACCGACGATGCACCTGATGGTTTGCAACCCGCAACCCGCAACCCGCAACCCGTAACTTCCGTGTCGCAACCCGCAACTCCAGTGCTGCAACCCGCAATCCGCAACCCGCAACCCGCAACTCCTGATGCCCCCCTTGTTGCTGAATCACTGATAAAATACGGTAATAATTTCCGTTATATCTATTTGGGTGATGTATTTGTAGCCTATACCGATGGCCGGGGTATAACGCTCCTTGACCACCACGCCGCCCATGAGAGGATACTTTATGAGCGGCTGCGCAAGGGTATTGGCCTTGATGTGACATACATGCTATTCCCAAAGCAGGTGAGGCTGCCGGCAAGGGAATACAAGGTGCTCCTCCACCGTCTTGACGAGATAAAAGAGATGGGGATAGAGGCGGAGGACTTCGGGCATAATACGCTTATGGTAAGGGCAGTCCCCCAATTTCTGTTTGATGCTGATATGGCAGGAATCCTGTCTGACGTTGCTTTCTGCCTGATTGAATCCACTGCCAGCTCCCCGATTGAGGATATAAGGGACAGGATTGCAAAGCGGATTGCATGCCACAGCTCTGTCAGGGGTGCTGTTATGTTGAGCCACGATGAGATTGCCCGGCTCCTTGATGACCTTTCCGAGGCAGAGGACCCTGAGCACTGCCCCCATGGGAGGCCGACAAGGATTCACATGAGCCTTGAGGACTTAAAGAGAATGTTTAAGAGGACAGGTTAACAGACCTTGTGGTTTCTAAAGAGACTATTTATGTAAAATAAAATGCTGTATGTTATTTGTTCTGTATTGCAGGGATTATAATTCATGACAGAGATATTAGGAATAGAATACTTGAGGGAGATTGGGGCAAGGCTCAGGGCTGTTATCCCCCAGCTGAGGTTTTCAGCCACTGTCAGGGAGCCCCTTGAGGTGGGGGCTTCAGGGGATAAGACCTTTCAGATTGACAGGGTGGCTGAGGATACGGTGGTCTCAGCCCTGAAAGAGCTCAGGAGACCGTTGACTATAGTTTCTGAAGAGATGGGCATGCTGGATATTGACGGAGGTGGTGACAGGGTCCTGATAGACCCTATTGACGGCAGCAAGAATGCCGTCTCGGGTCTTCCCATGTTCTGCACCTCTATAGCTGTTGCAGCAGGGGAGACAGTGAAGGAAATATACCTTTCCTATATCATTAATCTTCTCAGTGGTGATGAATTCTGGGCTGAGAAGGGGAGGGGGGCTTACTGGAACGGGCAGAGGCTAAGGGCCCAGACAGATGATAAAGTCAGGGTGGTTATTTATGAAACGCAGAATCCGGGTAGGGACATCCCGAAGATCCTGCCGCTTCTCTCCCTTTCAAACAGGACCCGGTGTTTCGGTTCTACCGCCCTTGACCTTGCCTTTGTTTCATCAGGTGCTGTAAGTATTTATGCAAACCCCTCGCCTTCAAGGAGCTTTGATTTTGCAGGAGGGCTGCTCCTTGTGAGAGAGGCAGGCGGCATAATAACTGATACAAGGGGTGAGGATATTGACGGTGTTGAGCTTTCAATAAAGAAATCTACCCCCTTGCTCGTCTCGGGTAATGAGATGCTCCATGAAAAGGCATTAGAGACACTTTCAAAATCTCAAAAAGACAGGAACGGATAGATGCTGAATCAAGTTCAGCATGACAGCAGTGTAGGGGTGTTATTCCGGATGATGTTTTGTGGTTTGTCATTCTGAATCCCGAATCAAGTTCGGGAAATCTGATAATAACAGGAGTTGAAACTGTTGGAACGGCTTAACTTATGATCCAGGTTAACGGCTTGGATAAATCGTACGGACAGCAGGTTGTCTTTGACAATGTCTCTTTTACGATCAATCCCAGTGAGCGTGTGGGATTTGTCGGAAGAAACGGCCATGGCAAGACCACGCTTCTGAGGATGATACTTGAGCAGGAGCATCCTGATTCGGGAACCATCAATATTCCCGCCGGTTACAGCATAGGCCATCTCTCCCAGCACATCCGTTTTGAAGAAGATACGGTGCTGAAAGAGGCATGCCTGAGCCTCCCTGACCAGGAGGACGGTATTGACGAGACTTACAAGGCTGAAACCGTGCTTGCGGGTCTCGGGTTTCTCAGTGATGATCTGGAACTCCATCCAATGGCTCTGTCCGGAGGATACCAGGTGCGGCTTAACCTTGCAAAGGTCCTGGTCTCTGATCCGAACATCCTCCTCCTTGATGAGCCAACGAATTACCTTGATATTGTCTCCATGCGCTGGCTTGCCCGGTTTCTGAGGGGCTGGCAAAAAGAGCTTATCATAATCACCCATGACCGCAACTTCATGGACAGCGTTACCACGCATACCATGGCCATACACCGCTGCAGGATCCGAAAGGTTTCCGGTTCCACTGAAAAATTATATCAGCAGTTACTGCTGGAAGAAGAGGTTTACGAAAAGACGAGGACAAACGACGAGAAAAAGCGTAAGGAGACCGAGCAGTTCATAAACCGCTTCAGGGCAAAGGCAACCAAGGCCAGGGCTGTTCAGTCAAGGGTAAAGGCCCTTCAGAAAAAAGAACAGCTTGAAGAGCTGTCCGAGATAAAAAAACTTGCCTTCACATTTAATTCAGCGCCTTTTACAGGCAGGCAACTGATGGAGGTAGAAGACCTCTCTTTCGGATTTGAGCCTGACGGGCCGCTGCTGATAGAGGGTTTAAGCTTTTATGTCGGGAAAAAGGATCGCATAGCCATTATAGGTAAAAACGGCAAGGGCAAGACAACGCTTCTCAATCTGCTTGCCGGGGAATTGTCACCTGTGGGCGGAGCTATTCACTGTCCCCGTGACCTGAAATTAGCATATTTCGGCCAGACAAATATAAACCGTTTGAACCTCCGGAAAACCGTGGAAGAAGAGATAATGGACGTGCACCCCGAGCATCACAGGGGCGCAGCCCGCAGTATATGCGGGGCCATGATGTTTCCCGGGGACCAGGCCCTGAAAAAGCTGGGTGTTCTTTCCGGTGGTGAAAAGAGCCGGGTCCTGCTCGGTAAACTGCTTGTTACCCCTGCCAATATGCTGCTGCTGGATGAGCCCACCAACCACCTTGATATGGAGTCTACCGATTCACTCCTTGAGGCGATCGATGAATTCAGGGGCGCTGTAGTCATTGTTACGCACAGTGAGATGATCCTCCATGCGCTGGCAACACGGCTTATTGTCTTTGATGACGGAAAGGTGACCATATTTGAAGGTACATACAAGGAATTCCTGGACCGTGTGGGGTGGAAAAATGAAGACCCTTCCCCCCGGCCGGCAACTTCAGAGACCGGTCGTGCAAGGCAATCCGGAAACAGAAAACACCTGCGGCGTATCCGGGCCGGATTGATTAATGAGAGGTCGAGAACCCTGGGAGCGCTGCAGCGGAAGATCAACGAGATTGAAGGTGAGATAGTAAGGCTGGAAGAAAAGACAGAGCAGGATAACAGTGACCTTATAAATGCCTCTGTTGCAGGTGACGCTGAAACCATCAGGAGACTCTCAAAGGCCCTCCATGACTCAAAGTCAGAGATTGAATCACTCTTTTCTGCACTGGAATCCCTGCATAGCGATCTTGACAGCAGGACAAGGGAGTTTGAGGAGAAGCTCAATACTGTGGAAATATAGCGATTTTGCATGAGCAACAGTAAGAGTTTTTCTTGTTCTGGTCAGGTTTCAATTACAGGCTTCTGTGTGCTCCCGAAGGTCTCCATGCGGGGGAGATTACCCCTTTATGGAGGGGGTTGTGGATGCAGGCTGCCCAGGTAAGGGTGGATGGGCCGTATTTCCGGTTTAACCTGTCCATTACATCAAGCAGTTCGGCCCTCCTGTTCTGCTCATTAAATATTGTCATCTGGTTGTTGACCTGCTCAAGGCCGGACAGGGTTATCCCGAGCAGACGCACGGGCTCTCTCAGCCTTACAGAGTTTAATATATCCATGGCCGAGTGGAATATCCTGTGGGTGTCGTTGGTAGGGGAGTTGATCCTGCGCTGCCTTGTAAAGGTTTCAAAGCTCCGGTACCTTATCACCAGACCAATGGTCCTCCCCATAAATCCATGCCTCCTTGCCCTTGAGCCCACCTTTTCGGAAAGTTGCAGTATCCTGGGTGTTATTTCTGCACGTACTGACAGGTCCTGCGGCAGGGTCATGCTGTGGCCTATGGATTTTATCTCTTCGTGGTTGCCACTGTCTTTATCTGAATCAGCATAAACAGGGGTGGAATCCATTCCCATGCCCAAGGCCTTGAGCTTTTCACCGATAATACCGAAATGACTCCTCAGCAGCCCTGCAGGGGCCCTTCCGAGTTCTCCGCATGTCCTTATGCCCAGGGTCTTCAGTTTTTCGGATGTCTTTCTGCCTATACCCCAGAGTTTTTCTGTCGGAAGGTCTTTAAGCAGGTTCCCTGTCTCTTCAGCCTTGATCCATCTGAGTCCGTCGGGCTTGGAGATGTCTGAGGCGAGTTTGGCTATCAACTTGTTTGGACCTATGCCGATGGTGGAGTTGATGCCGAATCTTTCCTTTATCTCAGCCTTTATCTTTCTGCCTGTCTCAATGGGCCCCCCGAAGAGGTGATGAGAGTCTGTTATATCCAGGAATGCCTCGTCTATTGAGTATATCTCAACAAGGGGGGTGTATTTAAGATAGACTTTTTCCAGTGTTGCACATATGTGAGTATATTTGTCGTTATTCCCGATAACCAGTATGAGTTGGGGGCATAGGGCCTTTGCCTCGTAAATGTTCATCCCTGTCTTTACCCCGAATTTCCTTGCCTCATATGATGAGGTGGTGATGACGGTCCTGTGACCGGCACCTGTTACGCCTATTGGTTTGCCTCTCAGGGCCGGGTTGCTCTGTTGTTCAACAGAGGCAAAGAAGGCATCCATATCTACAAGCAGTATTATCCTCATAGTCCTTTAATCTGTTCGTATTCATTTGTGTAGATTCGTGGCTGAGTGTTTTTTACAGCTCTGTCTCCACCGCCTGAAGCATCCAGCTCAGCCCTTCGGGATCAAAACAGAGGTTGTAAAGGGTGCTGCCGTCTGTGAGGGAGAAGCAGTATAGCCTTCTGCCGCCATCATGCCGGATCCACCTGTAGGTTATTTCCTTTACAGGGATTACCCTCCCTGACCATCTGAACTTGAGAGGGCTTATTCTTTCGCCGCCGCCAAAAGAGGCAATAACAGTTACGGGTTCGTCTATGGTTGTCATGAAAACCTCCTTATGAGTCCGGTGACCTTCCCTATAATCCTTACTTCCTCTGCGGCGACTATAATAGGGGTCATTTCAGGATTTTCAGGCTGGAGCCTTATTTTTTTACCCTCAGGATAAAATCTCTTTACCGTGGCATCATCCCCGATGAGGGCAACAACAATATCCCCCCTCCTTGCTTCAACCTCCGGGTTTACAATGACGATGTCTCCTTCAAGGATACCTGCCCCCTTCATGCTTTCACCCACCACCCTGAGGCCAAAACCCTCGTCAGTCCTGAACATCCGTCTGTCCACTGATATGTATTCCTCTATATTCTCAGTGGCGAATATCGGCGTACCAGCCCGGATTCTTCCTGCTACAGGAATTTGCACTGCCTTGTAAGGGCTGAGTCCCACCACCTCAAGCCCCCTGGACCTGGAGGGAGTCTTTTTTAAAAATCCCTTTTTCACCAATGCATCGATGTGGAGTTTTGCTGAAAGGGGACTCCTGTACCCAAACTTCCCTGCCACCTCCCTTACAGTGGGAGGGTATCCTATATTGAGGATATGCTCCTTTATGTAGTCGAGTACCTTTTTTTGCTGTGGGGTTAAGTTCATGGCTATACTATACAGATGTATAGTATGAAAGTCAAGAGTGATACTGATTTGAGATAATCTGATAGGGGAATTAACCACAGAGACACAGAGAGCACAGAGCTTGAAAAGCAGAAAACAAGACTGCATTTGGCCGCAGATTTTTGCAGATAACGCAGATATTAAATTAAAATTCTTCTTGAAATCATGACAATAACCAACAGATGTGGTTAAACAGGTTTTTGAATGGTCGGGGCGAGCCGATTTGAACGGCCGACCTCTCACACCCCAAGCGAGTGCGCTAACCAGGCTGCGCTACGCCCCGAATTTTGAGGGGTTATAACTGATTGATTATCTCTCTTAGACGGGCCTTGATCCTTGAAATGGTCTCTTCCAGTCTGGTTCTGCTGTCTTCACCTTCCGGTTTGACCAACCGGAGGTGGGGCTCTGAAAACCTTTTTTTTACTCCTTCTATCGTATATCTCTCTTTATAAAGTAATCTTTTTATCTCAAGGATGCTCTCAATATCTTTTTTTATATACAGTCTCTGGCCCGAACTGCTCTTCCTCGGCCTTAGAAAGGGGAACTCGCTCTCCCAGTATCTCAGGACATAAGGCTCTATGCCTGTAAGCCTGCCGACTTCTCCAATTTTATAAAAGAGCTTTTCAGGGATATTCTGTGTTCCCGCGCTCTTTCTTTCCCTGGGCTTAATCATTCTGTTTACCTATCGTGGATTTAAGGATATTGCTCGGTTTAAAAGTGATAACCCGCCTTGCGCTTATCTCCATCTCCTCACCTGTCTGGGGATTCCTGCCCCTCCGAGGTGTCTTTTTCCTGACATTAAACGTGCCAAACCCGGTTATCTTTACCGACTCTCCTTCGGCAAGGGTCTGCTTCATGGTGTCGAGGATTATTTCTATTATGTCCTGGGCTTCCTTTTTGGGAAGTCCAACTTTTTCAAAGATTATTTTTGCCAGTTCAGCCCTTGTCATAAGAATAGTACTCCTCTGCTAATTATATTACCTGGGTTCATAATTGTCAAGTTTTTTTATTTAAAAATAGTGGCTTAGTGGAGGGGATTATTATAACTGAAAGAGGCGGGGTTCAATTACGTCCTTGCCGGGACACAGGAAAGGGGGGATGATCCCCCCTTCTTCAAATAATCCTGATAACGGATAATCTCATTTTTTAATGTATTATTTTTTCTTTCCGGCAATAATTTCTTTAAGTCCTTTACCGGCCTTAAACTTGGGGCTCTTCCTGGCTTTTATCTTTATGCTCTCACCTGTTATCGGATTTCTTCCCTTTCTTGCCTTCTGTTTAACCACGCTGAAGGTGCCGAACCCGACAATAGTGACGTTTTCGCCTTTCTTGAGGGTCTTTGATATTGTGTCGAATACAGCGCTTACTGCTTTTGCAGCTACAGCCTTTGATGACTCTGTGACAGATGCAACCTTTTCAATTAATTCGCCTTTGTTCATAAAACTACCTCCCGATTAAAGTTTTAATATATTGAAACTTTTACATATATTGAAAATTTTACAGGATTTGCCGAAAAAATTCAAATCAGACGTTGTTTTAAGAAGGGAGGCGCTTGATTACCTTGAATAGTTCTATGGAGGCAGACCTTGGTCCGATTTGCTCAAATCCCTCAATGCCGAGTCTTGTCCTGATCTGACCGACCATTGTGCCGGATTTAAACATTTGCTCAAAATAAGAGACTGCACACTTTTCATGTTCCTCTTTGCGCTGGGGAGCGCCAAAGGGATTGGCAAAATATGTATGGACAAGACCTTTTTCATCTGTAGTGCCCTTTGCAAGGCGGGCTCCACTTCTGAAGACGGAGATCGCCTCTTCGGGGGTGGAGAAGAATTCGATTGCCGGATGTTCATCGTCAACCTGCTCATAATTGTTAGCATATAGCAAAATATCCACGGGGTAGCCCTTTACTATATGGTGATATCGGGTTATCGGCATTACCAGTCTTGCGTTTGTCTTGTCAGGGTTCATAAAGACGCTCCTGTCAATCTCCTCATATGCATATCCGGGCTGCAGATCGTCAAGCCTTACAAATGCGCCTATCTCTGTGCCGTATCCGACTACCCTTCCGTTGCCGTCAAGACCCAGAGACCCCATATCGTCAAAAATTATTCGCATCTCGCAGATATGCTCTTCCGATAGTACGCGGAGGGCTTCAAGG from the Nitrospirota bacterium genome contains:
- the mutL gene encoding DNA mismatch repair endonuclease MutL, with translation MPEIRVLPEELQNRIAAGEVIERPASVVKELIENSIDAGATEVVVDILNGGRRLIRISDNGRGMEREDALICFYPHATSKISTEEDLFDIRTLGFRGEALSSIASVSRLKILTAPSGSTLGVSQEIHGGELKEVKDVAHSGTTIEVNDLFFNTPARKKFLKSQRTEVYHIVETVTVAGLSHPDVAFFLTIDRAETLMLPVASGIRERVLQIYGEEFLRGLREVKESNSRALISVEGNFRSSRANQYIFVNHRPIRDAALRHAVYSAYDTFLPRDRHPIFFLYLDIVPSEVDFNVHPAKREVRFSDREAVYRTVYNVVREALTGSGEEDADYGVETDDAPDGLQPATRNPQPVTSVSQPATPVLQPAIRNPQPATPDAPLVAESLIKYGNNFRYIYLGDVFVAYTDGRGITLLDHHAAHERILYERLRKGIGLDVTYMLFPKQVRLPAREYKVLLHRLDEIKEMGIEAEDFGHNTLMVRAVPQFLFDADMAGILSDVAFCLIESTASSPIEDIRDRIAKRIACHSSVRGAVMLSHDEIARLLDDLSEAEDPEHCPHGRPTRIHMSLEDLKRMFKRTG
- a CDS encoding ABC-F family ATP-binding cassette domain-containing protein, with translation MIQVNGLDKSYGQQVVFDNVSFTINPSERVGFVGRNGHGKTTLLRMILEQEHPDSGTINIPAGYSIGHLSQHIRFEEDTVLKEACLSLPDQEDGIDETYKAETVLAGLGFLSDDLELHPMALSGGYQVRLNLAKVLVSDPNILLLDEPTNYLDIVSMRWLARFLRGWQKELIIITHDRNFMDSVTTHTMAIHRCRIRKVSGSTEKLYQQLLLEEEVYEKTRTNDEKKRKETEQFINRFRAKATKARAVQSRVKALQKKEQLEELSEIKKLAFTFNSAPFTGRQLMEVEDLSFGFEPDGPLLIEGLSFYVGKKDRIAIIGKNGKGKTTLLNLLAGELSPVGGAIHCPRDLKLAYFGQTNINRLNLRKTVEEEIMDVHPEHHRGAARSICGAMMFPGDQALKKLGVLSGGEKSRVLLGKLLVTPANMLLLDEPTNHLDMESTDSLLEAIDEFRGAVVIVTHSEMILHALATRLIVFDDGKVTIFEGTYKEFLDRVGWKNEDPSPRPATSETGRARQSGNRKHLRRIRAGLINERSRTLGALQRKINEIEGEIVRLEEKTEQDNSDLINASVAGDAETIRRLSKALHDSKSEIESLFSALESLHSDLDSRTREFEEKLNTVEI
- a CDS encoding glutamate-5-semialdehyde dehydrogenase — protein: MDIHDFVLQKALEAREGARALLKATAAQKNSALLKMAEAIVKNSDILKKENSKDIDFARDKGLSSALIDRLTLTDKRITEMAEGLRDVAALPDPVGEVTKMWQRPNGMTVGKMRVPIGVIGIIYESRPNVTADATGLCLKAGNAVLLRGGSEAINANLAIVNILREVASSEGIHEGAITFIDTPDREAVMEMLKLEGIVDLIIPRGGEGLIRTVTENSRIPVLKHYKGICHVFVDRDADLRMAEDICFNSKVQRPGTCNAMETMLVDEAAAGEFLPAILTRFRDAGVKIKGCARTARIFPGIEEATEEDFHREYLELIVNVRVVKDMDEAMEHIAKYSSAHTDTIVTENYHRAMRFLREVDSSAVMINASTRLNDGGQFGLGAEIGISTDKIHARGPMGLEELTCTKFIVLGSGQLRT
- the dinB gene encoding DNA polymerase IV translates to MRIILLVDMDAFFASVEQQSNPALRGKPIGVTGAGHRTVITTSSYEARKFGVKTGMNIYEAKALCPQLILVIGNNDKYTHICATLEKVYLKYTPLVEIYSIDEAFLDITDSHHLFGGPIETGRKIKAEIKERFGINSTIGIGPNKLIAKLASDISKPDGLRWIKAEETGNLLKDLPTEKLWGIGRKTSEKLKTLGIRTCGELGRAPAGLLRSHFGIIGEKLKALGMGMDSTPVYADSDKDSGNHEEIKSIGHSMTLPQDLSVRAEITPRILQLSEKVGSRARRHGFMGRTIGLVIRYRSFETFTRQRRINSPTNDTHRIFHSAMDILNSVRLREPVRLLGITLSGLEQVNNQMTIFNEQNRRAELLDVMDRLNRKYGPSTLTWAACIHNPLHKGVISPAWRPSGAHRSL
- the lysS gene encoding lysine--tRNA ligase: MEEVNELIEQRIRKLNELKEMGIDPYGQPYDVTHQAGELQNQHGETPKEDLEKTPVETSVAGRIIAWRNFGKAAFSHIQDETGRIQLYFRKDILGERYKIVKKLDIGDIIGISGRLFRTKTNELTILVDGFTLLTKSLRPLPEKWHGLKDIELRYRQRYVDLIVNPQVRETFARRSAIIKFIRDFLEKEGFIEVETPMMHQIPGGAVAKPFRTHHNALGIDLYLRIAPELYLKRLLVGGYERVYELNKNFRNEGMSTKHNPEFSMLEFYIAYKDYNFLMDFTEKLFTELLMEIHGTLRIPYGELTLDFTPPWPRLPMYEAMMKHGVPEEALTDYEKARDWAKAEGIDVKDVHTLGKLLDEIFKEKVEPHLIQPTFITDYPLELSPLARRKKDSPELVERFELFIASREIANAFTELNDPMDQRDRFLRQVEAKEKGDEEAHWMDDDFIRALEYGMPPAAGEGIGIDRLVMLMTNSHSIRDVILFPQMKPEK
- a CDS encoding MerR family transcriptional regulator; its protein translation is MIKPRERKSAGTQNIPEKLFYKIGEVGRLTGIEPYVLRYWESEFPFLRPRKSSSGQRLYIKKDIESILEIKRLLYKERYTIEGVKKRFSEPHLRLVKPEGEDSRTRLEETISRIKARLREIINQL
- a CDS encoding inositol monophosphatase family protein; this translates as MTEILGIEYLREIGARLRAVIPQLRFSATVREPLEVGASGDKTFQIDRVAEDTVVSALKELRRPLTIVSEEMGMLDIDGGGDRVLIDPIDGSKNAVSGLPMFCTSIAVAAGETVKEIYLSYIINLLSGDEFWAEKGRGAYWNGQRLRAQTDDKVRVVIYETQNPGRDIPKILPLLSLSNRTRCFGSTALDLAFVSSGAVSIYANPSPSRSFDFAGGLLLVREAGGIITDTRGEDIDGVELSIKKSTPLLVSGNEMLHEKALETLSKSQKDRNG
- the lexA gene encoding transcriptional repressor LexA; this translates as MNLTPQQKKVLDYIKEHILNIGYPPTVREVAGKFGYRSPLSAKLHIDALVKKGFLKKTPSRSRGLEVVGLSPYKAVQIPVAGRIRAGTPIFATENIEEYISVDRRMFRTDEGFGLRVVGESMKGAGILEGDIVIVNPEVEARRGDIVVALIGDDATVKRFYPEGKKIRLQPENPEMTPIIVAAEEVRIIGKVTGLIRRFS